CTCACTGATCATGTCATATAACATGGTGACAATGCGTGTGCGCAGAACTCCCCCTCCATCTGCCCTGAACAGCTCAGATAGGACCTGCAGCCCTCCATGTGAAAGGAAGTGACGCTGTGCGTAGGGGAAGTGACGTAAGAGGGAGGCCACTGCAAACAGAACCTGACAGGAGGACAACAGCACACAGACATTCCAGCTGGACTGTATGTGTTTGCAAACACCTTCCATTGAGAACTGTAATGTGTAAAGACCTTCTTTTTGACTTGGAAAGGCTGTGCAGTGGCCAGTGTGGTAAGGAGCATCTGCAGAGCGCCACTCTCTACAGCCTTCACCTGAACCACTGGGTTACTGCAGGACAGAAAGCTGACAGTGACCATgacgcacacacaaatacactcatTCCCACTGTAAACACTTGGATACAGTGTCCCTGATGGGACTTATTTTAGCTACACATCTGCACGACCTCCGCTTGCacattgtgtttaaataaaaaaattaatacagtaaaggtgtgtgtgtgtttaaataaaatacataaaatacataaataataaaacatttaaaaaaacagtatgcgtgagtctctacctgtcccctgtcacactgggagcagagtctctcctcttgtggtagccagctctgtctgtgacgacccttttctatggccaggctgtgttcactcagtctggatgtcatcatcatttttcttagtttgggacattttattgtgctcggGTAATTTgtcagtgtgaattctctttttagggtcagatagcatttaatttactttccagtattcaatatatttttctttctgcttgctgataatttggtttggtctgcttgagttggtgttgctgtcctgaggctgttggggacttgttactgcagagagcctcaggaccagctggctgaggggactctggtttcagctcctggtatgNNNNNNNNNNNNNNNNNNNNcgaggtttctgcctcttaaaaggaagtttttccttgcctctgtcgcctagtgctgctcttggtgggaactgttgggcttctgtaaatagcatcatagagtacggtctagacctgctcttttatgaaaagcgctgtgagataattgttgttgtgatttggcgctatataaataaaactgaattgaactgaattgaattgaatttctgcttgctgataatttggtttggtctgcttgagttggtgttgctgtcctgaggctgttggggacttgttactgcagagagcctcaggaccagctggctgaggggactctggtttcagctcctggtatgttagggctttgtgatggtatgtctgggggttaactgattttaagtgattgtaaaatttaattgatcttttctgtatttttagtaagatggggtattggccgagctctgctctgcacaggttatttggtgtttttctctgcacctgcaggatgctcttacagaactcagtatgtaaaaattctatgattgttttgtcccatttgtcaaactcATTTAGTTCTGGACCCCGAGTTTCGCTGCCAAGTAGAATTGTTGGTTGGAAAATCTTTAGCCCGATTTTaattggaatatagattttaatgtttctttttactgcATAGAAAGCtttccttgctttgtccctcagctctttcacagccatgttgaagtttcctgtgtatgtaatgttgaggccaaggtaagtgtagttttttgtgtgttgtaatttagtggtgtctaaatagaaattgtgtgaaaCCTGATTTCTGGATtctttctgaaagatcattatcttagtctttgctgtgtttactgtcagggcccatgtctgacagaatctctgaaGGAGATTaagttgctgctgcaaaccttctttagtaggtgagagcaCCACTAAgtcctctgatctctgtgtcgttcaggaGGAGGCGAGGTGCTGGGGAACACTCTGATTGGTTcgctaattcattgatatatagattgaagagaattggactgagattgcatccctgcctcactccccggccctgggagaagaacgctgtttgtttgtttcccatctttatggcacattcactttttgtgtacatgttcttaatcaaatcatgtTTTCCCCTAttgccactttcaagtagcctatagaaaaggccgtcgtgccagatggaatcaacaaaacaggcatatacctttcttttcttaatgtttaattcttgatcaattaAAGTCTGGAGAGAAACTTACttggcatttatgcagaatattgtgtttatcaacaaagttgacaagtcggatattaatgatgttgcagaatatttttcccaggttattggatacacatattcctctgGAGTTATTTGGATCATATTTATCTCCGGATTTATGAATTGGgtttattaaacctttgttccaggTGTCTAGAAGAGTTCCAGTTGATAAAATagtattgaatagttttagtatagccaatctgattttatggtctgagtatttgatcatttcgttggtactttttctctctccctctttcagcAAATAAAGTTCTGCTGCTGAAATTTTAGAATTGGCACTGCGTGCAGGAGATCTGTGTTACTACagcatttttatcagttttgtATCTGTTGTTTATTGGTAGAATGAGTAGCCCTGGACAGGTGACTGTGCACACAATCAGCACTTATGCTAGTGCTTGACAAAGGTTCATATAAAGCCCTGTGCGTTTTTTATGTTCATCTCTTCTAACCATGGAGCCATTTGCTGCTCCATCCAACTACTGACATCTAGTTTTATTTATTCCAAACAAAGTGGAAACTAAATCCATCACTTCCCATGTTGACTCTGGATACATGTGCAGgtaatttaatattaaacagAGTGGTTTGATATTATACAGATGGACTGCTACAATGTGAGGTGCTCAGTCGCATCTTAGCTAAATATAATGAACATGCTGCTGTTTGTACCTGGCCAAAGCAGATCCCAGGACAAAGGCAGAGCTTTCCTGTAATCTGAAGTCAGAGCTGTTCAGACCTTCCAGCATAAACTGGAGACCTCCCAGTGAACAGAGGGTCTGAGCATTATccacctaacacacacacacacaggtaaagTTAGAGACTGAACTCTCAGAGCACATATGTGTAGGTTTGAATGGGAGCTGTGTTACCTGATGCACCAGGTACTCCAGCTCCAGCAGGATGTTCAGCCTCTGCTCTGTGGTCGAGTTGCTGCTGTTAAACTGGGTCAACAGTCGCCTCATGATCTACATACCACAACACACTTCATTCAGCATACCCTACAACTACAATCCAATGACAGCTgtcctgcagctgcttcacagtAAGACCCATAACTAGCTCTCTTGATGCAAGCCTTAACTGTGCAGCAGCTGCAAGAAGTGGCAGAGCTGCTGTGTGACCTGTGAAAAGGTCTAACGTTGTGAGCCCTCTGCATTATGAGCTGAAACTATGCCAAAGCTTCCATTCAGCAAACTATATTCTAGCCTCAAACGCTTGATTAAAACTATAGCATAATAGTACTACGTCTAGTATTCTGAGGCAGGTACTGAAGGATTAGCCCTGCAAATAATTTTCCTTCTTAATTAGCTGGTTATTTTCTCTATCAATCAATTCATCATTTACTTTATAAAATGTAGAAAGATGTAAGATGTGGAGAAGTGTCATGTAGGaccaagaaaagcagcaaatactcCCATTTAAGAAGATGGAACGAGTGAGTATTTTCTGTCTATCCACTAACTGACCGTTTCCAGTCTCCTACTGACCTCTGATTAGTTTCTAATTCATGCAGGTTTCCAGGTTACATGTAATACGACACGGACAGATCCGTTTTGACTACAGACTCCTGTACCTGAGCATCTGTCTCCACCAGCAGCTCCAGCTGTGCCATGTCTCTCTTTAACTCTTCAAGGGGACGATACTTATACGCCACAGAGTCCTACAAACACATCCAGTCCAGCCTGAGTGTGATATGTTCTTTTAGTCATGAATTAAAGGGTGTAcacactttttcacattttgctTAAATAACAAGATTAATCAATTTTAGTGTTAATAAATCATACTGTGTGTTTCAAAGGGACAACCtattacattaattaaataGTACAACAAATGTACCTCCAATATGACATATTTTTGGCAGTGATTTTATGACAGTAGAGAGTTTCCAATCAGGGTACTGACTGGCTTCAATAAGTTTAACGATGGCAGTGGATCTCTACTGATAGGCTGCATGTGACCAGGCAGCTCACAAATCACTCGTCAGGTGTGCAATGTACCTCACCAAAATCCAATTTGACATTAATGTGTATGCTGTACATGTGTCCTGTTGGTCTGTGTCTTTGCTCACAGGGTTCATGTCctcctttattttcttcatgGCTCGTTTGAGCTCATCAGGACTGAAGGAGGACTGGGTCTCTTCAGCCTCCCTGCAAAGACAGACTGTTATTGCTGGTCTAATATTCAGATTTTGTCTCGCTCCAACCTCCTTGTTAGCTTTGCTGGAGGTAAACCGAAGAACACCCACTCTCTGTTGCTTCTACAGAGTATCAAACCGCCGGCACTTGATCTTAAAGAGTCAGACCCATACCCGTGTTCCTGTGTCCAGTACTTCAGCTGCTCTTCTCCCAGTCTGACCTCCCTCTGCCCTGTCTGTAGATTCAGCCTCACATGGGACCCTGCTGGCACGGCCTggcctacacatgcacacacacatggtcTAGAACAGAATAAGAGGTCTTTTGACTACGACAGTACCAGAACACCCTCCTGTACGTTACCTGGTTTGAGAGTTTGCCAATCCTCAGTAGGCTGGACCGCATCTAAATCTCCTTCATCAACCctcacctcctcttcttctcctccttctgtaTTCTCCACCAAAGTTAAGGCAGActgcacagacacagaaaaagacTGCCTGACCACAACTTTCGGGAATTTTGGATGATATTTATTATGCCTGCTTGTTTTTGAGGTTGGGACTGGTTTACTTTCCTGGCAATGGTCTTAGATCAGTAAATAAGACCTGACTCCCTTTTCAGTGTGTCTCTTCCTGCACAGTGGTTACATTGTCTCTGGTAATCCCCAAATAAAGATTTTCTTAAAAGGACCAGTGTTTAAGATTGGCAGTATATGgcagaaatggaatataatattcACGTACAGTTGGACGTACAGTTTGTTTACATTCGCCTACAGTTTATAATCTAACCAATATGGTTACATCTCTCacgggcagctgtggctcaggaggtagagtgggttggccgttaatcagaaggtcggcggttcaatccctggttcacccaggctgcatgtcgaagtgtccttgggcaagatactgaaccccgaattgcccttgctggctgttccgccagtgtgtgaatgttagtttccgtttgagcactcaTTTTCTACCTACGCGCTTGGTAAGGGAGGGTGAGGCAAGGGGTATTCAGTTGGCTGCAATCTGCAGCCTCACCGCTAGATGTCTCTAAATCTTGGACACTGGTCCTTTAATGTGTAGTTCAGGGCTGCCAGTTTCACATTAGTTGaagctttaattttattttaagtgtcaAAATTGTCAGGGCTTTTCCTGTTAATGCACCTGACCTCATAAGAATTAAGTTCCAACACATGGCCACCTTTCCATGAATATTGAAGTTTAAGAACAGAATACCACCCAGCAGCTAAACAATCCCCCTTGTTTCATGTTCTGTCCACACACTGAACGTGGTCTTATATTACAAAGTTTCCACATATGACTATGTGTAGGGCATTTGTCTGTTACCAACTCCAGCACAGCCAGAACTTTAAGATATTTGTTATTCAGACCTGAGTTAGATGAGATGTCTGACCTGTTGCATGTCACTTATGACCCTTAGAATTGACTGACTTCTTAACAAATTGAATATGACATGAAAAAAGTAGAATCCAAGTTAACTCACCTCTTGGCCAAAAATACTGGCTATGTGACAGCAATGCATCCACAGGAGAAGCGTCAGAGTTACGTAGCTGAATGAAGCTCCTCTAGCATTACTAGATGTCAGCCTCATGGTGACTGAAACACAGCAGAGTACAGAGCACATCAGTGCTACTGGCCTCACATCCTAAAGACTGGCGGACAAAGTGATAAGACCTGGATCTGCCTGATCAATGTCTCATCAGGCCAAACTCAGGTTTAACGTATGTGGgatctgtttttatgtttgattaAACATTTTAGAGTGGAATTCACTGCTGTGGAGAGTAAGAACAGcacgtgcatttgttatgattacattactaCTTACTTTTGATCAAAAACTCGACAActacacagccaaacatcaagcaggTGCCACAACACAAGGCACAGCAATATTACTGACTAGTCCCACAGAAGGCAGACCAGCTGGGCATCTGTCCTTTTAGCTCACAACAATGAGTAAGAGCCAGTCCAGGActcacaaaagaggagggaagactaaatcacgTGTGTGCCGACTCAGctgggatgatattacatgagaacaGTTCATCTACAGGAGAAGAGATCTGAAAGTAggacagaatgcctgagagctgcactgcattagatTCTGTTTTGAATTGTCAGCTGTGGCCTGAATTTTGTGTAcctttataatataaataaagacatttccacacaTGGTGCTGAAATTTcaccaaaatgcaggaaattaagtctttaatgcaCAAAATGTTGTGGAGGGTGACCCCCAGACCCCCTATTTAATAAGTGTCCCCAGCAATTTTGAAGCTAAACCTACGTTCTTGCATTTCAACGACAAAATTAATCCataaattcaccagaatgcaagaaaacagtttggggggggggcattcCAAGATACAGGGTTAGGTTTGGTCTCCTGATTTAGGCTGAGGTGTCTGATGGTTGGAAAGTATGCTGATCACACGGCTTTAAAATTGGGAGTTAGGCAGCTGTGCCCTGTGTTTACTCCACCTGTGCAGTTGTGACTGGGACTACAGCGTGAGCGGCTTTGTGAGCAGTCACTGATGGATATTATTAAAGACATTACGTCGTCAGCTATTTAACGGCAGCTCCAACTCACCTGTTTTATTAAACGCTCAGAAGCAGCCGGTCTTCTTCAAGCAAACGGAACATGAACATGACTGAACACACCGAGGGCTGCTTCTGTCGCTTTCCACTCTCATTGGTCCACGTGAACCACCTTCTTCTTTGGAAAAAGGTGTTAAAGCGATTGGCAAACAAATCAATTGAGCACTACTGCCACCAGCTGGTGTGGAGTGGAAATAGGCctaaaattatacatttatttcatgTACAGGAATGGTCGGCAATGGGCGATCCGCGGGCCAGAaccggcccgccagcaataatatctggtcCGCGTCCAGATTGAtagcataaataaaaaataaataaattgaattcagctggtgctgaaatagatttTAGTCATGACAGCTACTCatataatcacttcctcttaaagGGGTATGTTGCAGTTCttatccaatacactttttgaTGTGTGAAGTGATTGTCCCTCCAAAAGCGCGAGAACGTTTtggcagcaatgctttatgacgagtttattgagagcttttactttgaagaattctgaaggacattcaaaagagactctaattgcttgacacacctctgaaaaagccgtcagtaaagtgagattggattcccctgaatttcctcagggaaattaaaaggtttatgaatgcggaccAAACGCcgggacgcgcacacacactgcagcacatgctttgttgtgagcatgtgcaagtgcccttataatcaatttgtttaacaagggagaaaacaATATATCCGCAGTtagttagggcccgagcacgactgtgcgaggtccctattgaatttgctcagattatttttagggcccgagcacgaccgtgcgaggtccctattgaatttgctcggattatttatttattttttttttagggcccgaacacgaccgtgtgaggtccctattgaatttgctaagactatatttagggcccgagcacgaccgtgcgaggtccctattgaatttgctcggattattagggcccgagcacgaccgtgcgaggtccctattgaatttgctcggattattagggcccgagcacgaccgtgcgaggtccctattgaattggCTCGgattatttagggcccgagcacgaccgtgcgaggtccctattgaatttgctaagattatatattattagggcccgagcacgaccgtgcgaggtccctattgaatttgctcggattattagggcccgagcacgaccgtgcgaggtccctattgaatttgctcggattattagggcacgagcacgaccgtgcgaggtccctattgaatttgctcggattatttagggcccgagcacaaccgtgcgaggtccctattgaatttgatAAGATTAcatattattagggcccgagcacgaccgtgcgaggtccctattgaatttgctcggattattagggcccgaacacgaccgtgtgaggtccctattgaatttgctcggattatatttagggcccgagcacgaccgtgcgaggtccctattgaattttctcggattatatatatatatatatatttttttcaagaacccatagcctaaagtcaacaagaagtcggccattttgaattttatggccatttttggatgatttacatacttcgtactttaacgaactcctcctagggatttagtcggatcgacctcaaatttctgctgtgccttctaaaggcattgacgatgaaaagttgtgctatttgcaagttttcgtcaatgggcgtgtccgtggcgtcgatgattcgcaatgaaacaggaagttgttgtaacttcagtgtacatgctcacatctggaccaaactgtacatgtaggatgagagtcccgccctgaacacatgtacatgccgacattcacccacagtcatagcgccacctgctggcaacagaaagtgacctttaaagaagcagcccccgccgcacgtttcacctNNNNNNNNNNNNNNNNNNNNNNNNNNNNNNNNNNNNNNNNNNNNNNNNNNNNNNNNNNNNNNNNNNNNNNNNNNNNNNNNNNNNNNNNNNNNNNNNNNNNgcaaactgaaagcactgtctgtcggagcgtctacgtgaaaagagaaggaagacattgctggtagtattgtcttcagagttgttaaacacctcagcgcactgaaggaagccatctgactgtgtgaggggcaagatcgttgatgtctgcaggcagagtaggcctagagctctcctgtctgactggtccaccaatagcagagaagatgaccccttgagttatcaagcacgtaaagtttggttcagatgtgagcatgtacactgaagttacaacaacttcctgtgtcatggcgaagacttgatctctgacgccacgccacggacacacccattgacgaaaactcgcaaatagcacaactttt
This portion of the Micropterus dolomieu isolate WLL.071019.BEF.003 ecotype Adirondacks linkage group LG19, ASM2129224v1, whole genome shotgun sequence genome encodes:
- the sil1 gene encoding nucleotide exchange factor SIL1; translated protein: MRLTSSNARGASFSYVTLTLLLWMHCCHIASIFGQESALTLVENTEGGEEEEVRVDEGDLDAVQPTEDWQTLKPGQAVPAGSHVRLNLQTGQREVRLGEEQLKYWTQEHGEAEETQSSFSPDELKRAMKKIKEDMNPDSVAYKYRPLEELKRDMAQLELLVETDAQIMRRLLTQFNSSNSTTEQRLNILLELEYLVHQVDNAQTLCSLGGLQFMLEGLNSSDFRLQESSAFVLGSALASNPVVQVKAVESGALQMLLTTLATAQPFQVKKKVLFAVASLLRHFPYAQRHFLSHGGLQVLSELFRADGGGVLRTRIVTMLYDMISEKELISQAGLDLVLDASHEERVRQYSMVSLQEELLEKGWCSLVPQLLESTEHDYREKALRALLAMAPVCLEQYRSDSSLLGSLLSLRDQYQDMAQSEMIIGDENSYFAEIVELIDALEVKMK